Proteins from a genomic interval of Desulfofustis limnaeus:
- the glyQ gene encoding glycine--tRNA ligase subunit alpha, whose translation MNFQDIIFALDTFWAEQGCVIQQPYDMEVGAGTFHPATLLRSLGPEPWKAAYPQPSRRPTDGRYGENPNRLQHYYQYQVVIKPSPLNIQHLYLESLKRFGLDLLEHDIRFVEDDWESPTLGAWGLGWEVWLDGMEITQFTYFQQAGSIDLHPITVEITYGLERIAMYLQGVNSVYDIAWNDTVSYGDIFHRAEIEFSTFNFEEAPVDKMIGFFNSFEEEAHKLVSKGLILPAYDYCLKCSHTFNLLDARKAISVAERTRYIGRIRNIARKVAEGYVAQRETLGFPLLKKETV comes from the coding sequence ATGAACTTCCAGGATATCATCTTTGCGCTTGATACTTTCTGGGCCGAACAGGGGTGCGTTATCCAGCAACCCTATGACATGGAGGTCGGCGCCGGAACCTTTCACCCGGCTACGCTTCTGCGCTCCCTCGGTCCCGAGCCGTGGAAAGCCGCCTACCCGCAACCTTCGCGACGACCGACCGACGGCCGTTACGGGGAGAACCCGAACCGTCTGCAACACTATTATCAGTATCAGGTGGTGATCAAGCCTTCACCGCTCAATATCCAGCACCTTTATCTGGAAAGCCTGAAACGCTTTGGCCTCGACCTGCTCGAACATGACATCCGTTTCGTCGAAGACGACTGGGAATCGCCGACCTTGGGCGCTTGGGGCCTAGGCTGGGAGGTATGGCTGGACGGCATGGAGATCACTCAATTCACCTATTTTCAACAAGCCGGGTCGATCGACCTGCATCCAATCACCGTCGAAATTACCTACGGCCTGGAGCGCATCGCCATGTATCTCCAGGGTGTGAACAGCGTCTACGACATCGCCTGGAACGATACGGTCTCCTACGGCGATATCTTCCATCGAGCCGAGATCGAATTTTCCACCTTCAACTTCGAAGAGGCCCCTGTCGACAAGATGATCGGCTTCTTCAACAGCTTTGAAGAAGAAGCCCACAAGCTGGTGAGCAAGGGCCTGATCCTGCCGGCCTACGATTACTGCCTGAAGTGTTCGCATACGTTCAATCTGCTCGATGCCCGCAAAGCGATCAGCGTAGCCGAACGAACCCGGTACATCGGTAGAATCAGGAATATTGCCAGAAAAGTCGCAGAAGGATATGTCGCGCAACGGGAGACGCTGGGCTTTCCGTTACTGAAGAAAGAGACAGTCTGA
- a CDS encoding CoA-binding protein, which translates to MIIDPQDHLIRPFLRSAKVIAVVGLSPKENRPSHQVARYLQQAGYRIVPVNPGQDRILGEPCYSELAAIPEPVDIVDVFRRAEEVLPIAQQAIAIGAKVLWLQQGIINENAARLVEAAGMTCIMDRCIKVDHQRLLS; encoded by the coding sequence ATGATAATCGACCCTCAAGATCATCTCATCAGACCCTTTCTGCGATCGGCGAAGGTGATCGCCGTGGTTGGTTTGTCGCCAAAAGAGAATCGCCCGAGCCATCAGGTGGCCCGATATCTCCAGCAGGCCGGCTATCGGATTGTTCCCGTTAATCCGGGACAGGACCGGATCCTTGGCGAACCCTGTTATTCCGAACTTGCCGCAATCCCCGAGCCGGTCGATATTGTCGATGTCTTCCGACGGGCGGAAGAGGTACTGCCGATAGCGCAACAGGCCATCGCCATTGGCGCAAAGGTGCTTTGGCTGCAGCAGGGAATTATCAACGAAAATGCCGCACGATTGGTGGAAGCGGCCGGGATGACCTGTATCATGGATCGCTGCATCAAGGTCGATCATCAGCGTTTGCTGAGCTGA
- a CDS encoding transketolase C-terminal domain-containing protein, translating to MTFPIDLINFQPLRFTFDQPALTGEQRTALQHKVQLVRDSLIFYTALANVKGLGGHTGGAYDMVPEVVIVDGFMKGEDRVFPVYFDEAGHRVAIQYLMAVLNGHKPLEDLLHYREFGKGLYGHPERDEAAGVFFSSGRLGHLWSYVNGVAEANPDKIVVLFGSDGSQQEGADAEAARYAVARRLPVKLIIDDNDVTIAGHPSSYLPGYSVGKTLAGHGLAVTETDGEDLDNLFAGIRGALTGSGPAAVICKRKMAPSVPGIEGLPKGHDVIPVPFAIEYLEARGHHEAVRLLRETAVDKSKTVYLGSTSETGKCRDDFGKIVSGLLDGMDEPSRKVLVVDSDLEGSCGLHHIRKNHPEVFVHGGIMERNNFSVAAGFGSEPGRQGIFGTFSAFLEMVVSEITMARLNRANVLAHFSHAGVDDMADNTCHFGINTFFADNGLEEGDCTRLYFPADTLQLGAMLPRIFNDPGLRFIFSTRSATPFILKEDGERYYGDGYRFEPGRDEVIRSGDAGYIVSYGEMLYRCLDAVEQLRQEGIGVGLINKPTLNVVDTETLALVGASPFVLVVESQNVKTGLGSRFGTWLLEHGLRPKYGRLGTTREGRGGLGEQVVHQGCDPQGIRRAVSSLL from the coding sequence ATGACATTTCCAATAGATTTGATAAATTTTCAGCCGCTCCGGTTCACCTTTGATCAGCCGGCACTGACCGGTGAGCAGCGGACGGCGCTGCAACACAAGGTCCAACTGGTGCGGGACAGTCTCATCTTTTATACGGCGCTGGCCAATGTCAAAGGGTTGGGAGGACATACCGGCGGTGCTTACGACATGGTCCCCGAGGTAGTGATCGTCGACGGTTTCATGAAGGGCGAGGACCGGGTGTTTCCGGTCTATTTCGATGAGGCGGGTCATCGGGTCGCCATCCAATATCTGATGGCGGTGCTCAACGGCCATAAACCCCTTGAGGATCTGTTGCATTATCGTGAATTCGGCAAGGGGCTCTATGGCCACCCGGAACGTGATGAAGCCGCCGGAGTCTTTTTCAGTTCCGGCCGGTTGGGCCATCTCTGGAGTTATGTGAACGGGGTTGCCGAAGCCAATCCGGACAAGATTGTTGTCCTTTTCGGCAGCGACGGGTCCCAGCAGGAGGGAGCCGACGCCGAGGCCGCACGCTATGCGGTGGCCCGCCGCCTCCCCGTGAAACTGATCATCGACGACAATGATGTGACCATTGCCGGCCATCCGAGCAGCTACCTGCCAGGGTATTCGGTGGGGAAAACGCTTGCCGGGCATGGCTTGGCGGTGACCGAGACCGATGGCGAGGATCTGGACAACCTGTTTGCCGGCATCCGGGGGGCGCTCACCGGCAGTGGTCCGGCGGCGGTGATTTGCAAACGGAAAATGGCGCCGTCCGTTCCCGGCATCGAGGGCTTGCCGAAAGGCCATGACGTGATTCCGGTACCGTTCGCCATCGAGTATCTGGAGGCTCGGGGTCACCATGAGGCGGTACGCCTGCTGCGTGAAACCGCAGTGGATAAGAGCAAAACGGTCTATCTCGGCAGCACGTCGGAGACCGGCAAATGCCGCGATGATTTCGGCAAGATCGTCTCTGGATTGCTGGACGGAATGGATGAGCCTTCCCGCAAAGTACTGGTGGTCGACTCCGATCTGGAGGGATCCTGCGGACTGCACCACATCCGCAAGAATCACCCGGAGGTCTTCGTTCATGGCGGTATCATGGAACGAAACAATTTTTCGGTGGCCGCCGGTTTCGGGTCAGAGCCGGGGCGGCAGGGGATCTTCGGGACGTTTTCCGCCTTTCTTGAGATGGTGGTGTCGGAGATAACCATGGCCCGGCTAAATCGCGCCAATGTGCTGGCCCATTTCTCTCATGCCGGCGTCGACGATATGGCGGATAACACCTGCCATTTCGGGATAAACACCTTTTTCGCCGACAATGGCCTGGAGGAAGGGGATTGCACCCGGCTTTATTTTCCTGCCGACACGCTGCAACTCGGCGCCATGTTGCCGCGGATCTTCAACGATCCGGGATTGCGCTTCATCTTTTCCACCCGCTCCGCCACCCCGTTTATCCTGAAAGAAGACGGAGAGCGGTATTACGGCGACGGTTACCGCTTCGAGCCGGGCCGGGACGAGGTGATTCGCAGCGGTGATGCCGGCTATATCGTTTCCTACGGGGAGATGCTCTACCGTTGCCTCGATGCGGTCGAGCAACTCCGCCAGGAAGGGATCGGTGTCGGGCTGATCAATAAGCCGACGCTCAATGTCGTCGACACCGAGACGCTGGCCCTGGTCGGCGCCAGTCCGTTCGTTCTGGTGGTGGAGAGCCAGAACGTCAAAACCGGGCTGGGAAGCCGCTTTGGTACCTGGTTGTTGGAACACGGTCTGAGACCGAAATACGGACGGCTCGGCACTACCCGGGAGGGCCGTGGCGGTCTCGGCGAACAGGTGGTCCACCAGGGCTGCGATCCGCAGGGGATTCGCCGTGCCGTCAGTTCACTGCTCTAA
- the uvrA gene encoding excinuclease ABC subunit UvrA yields MEPQLLRIRGARMHNLKNIDVDLPRNALIVFTGLSGSGKSTLAFDTLYAEGQRRYVESLSTYARQFLGQMDKPDVDSLEGLSPAVSIEQKTTSKNPRSTVGTVTEVYDHLRLLFARCGRPTCPQCGEEIRSQSIEDMVNTLLAEPEGTKVILLAPMVTQRKGRHEQLLARIRKEGFVRIRLNGQIIHADEIEELDKNKKHSIDIVVDRLVLQPSVRRRLSDSIATAVKVTSGFLLTLFPDDNREQLFSELAACHRCNISLPRLSTQLFSFNNPQGACPECGGLGVKQFFDEDLVVPDASRAIADGAIAPWGWRNETTYTGQMLADVARHYEFTLNTPFGELTEKQRRAVLYGSGTEEIAFHYQKGRRVMTAVQRFEGVIPQLDRRFLETQSPMIREELGRYMNEQLCPVCNGARLKPEALAVRIGSYHIFGLTELSISLLLRTLPLLPFSERERKIGEPILKEIVDRLSFLEDVGLGYLTLSRRSGTLSGGEAQRIRLASQIGSRLAGVLYILDEPSIGLHQRDNQKLINTLIELRDLGNTVIVVEHDSDTILSADHVLDMGPGAGVHGGSVVYTGSVVGLLDSQQSETGAYLSGRKSILLPGRRRKPTTHGKKLHELQLVGASVNNLRQVRVSFPLGVMTVVTGVSGSGKSSLVMETLYPLAKQAKAAKKQTAEKHGAVLSGCDLIDKVVDIDQSPIGRTPRSNPATYTGVFTPIRELFARLPEARARGYQPGRFSFNLKGGRCEACDGDGVLRIAMHFLPDVYVVCERCQGRRYNQETLEILYKDRSIHDVLAMTVAEALSFFEHVPVLKTKLQTLVDVGLGYIKLGQSSVTLSGGEAQRVKLARELSARSTGRTLYILDEPTTGLHPADIQHLLGVLNRLVDQGNTVVVIEHNLDVIKTADWVIDVGPEGGDQGGTIVAAGTPEQVAQCADSYTGRFVKQILEDEGAGGADFH; encoded by the coding sequence ATGGAACCACAGTTGTTGCGTATCCGTGGAGCGCGGATGCACAATTTGAAGAATATCGATGTGGATCTGCCGCGGAATGCGCTGATTGTTTTTACCGGATTATCCGGGTCCGGGAAATCCACTCTCGCCTTCGATACGCTCTATGCCGAAGGCCAGCGGCGTTACGTGGAATCCTTGTCCACCTATGCCCGCCAGTTCCTCGGGCAGATGGACAAGCCCGATGTGGATTCCCTGGAAGGCTTATCTCCCGCTGTTTCCATCGAGCAGAAAACAACGAGCAAAAACCCGCGGTCGACGGTGGGCACGGTCACCGAGGTCTACGACCATCTGCGCCTGCTCTTTGCTCGGTGCGGTCGTCCAACCTGTCCCCAGTGCGGGGAGGAAATCCGGTCTCAGTCGATTGAGGACATGGTCAATACTCTGCTGGCCGAGCCGGAGGGGACCAAGGTCATCCTGTTGGCGCCGATGGTGACCCAGCGCAAGGGACGTCACGAACAATTGTTGGCCAGAATCCGCAAGGAGGGGTTTGTCCGGATCAGGCTCAACGGCCAGATCATCCATGCCGATGAAATCGAGGAGTTGGACAAGAACAAGAAGCACTCCATCGATATCGTGGTAGACCGTTTGGTACTGCAACCTTCGGTGCGAAGGCGGTTGTCCGATTCGATCGCCACTGCCGTAAAAGTTACCAGCGGCTTTTTGCTGACTTTGTTTCCCGACGACAATCGGGAACAATTGTTCAGCGAGCTGGCTGCGTGCCATCGCTGCAATATCTCTTTACCGCGGCTATCCACCCAGCTCTTTTCCTTCAACAATCCTCAGGGGGCTTGTCCCGAGTGTGGCGGCCTCGGGGTAAAACAATTCTTTGATGAGGATCTGGTGGTCCCGGATGCGTCACGGGCCATCGCCGATGGCGCCATTGCCCCATGGGGATGGCGCAATGAAACCACCTATACCGGACAGATGCTTGCCGATGTCGCCCGCCACTATGAATTTACGCTTAATACCCCGTTTGGCGAGTTGACGGAGAAACAGCGCCGGGCGGTGCTCTATGGATCGGGGACCGAGGAGATAGCCTTCCATTACCAAAAAGGCCGGAGAGTAATGACCGCCGTGCAGCGATTTGAGGGGGTCATACCACAGCTGGATCGACGGTTCCTCGAAACGCAGTCGCCGATGATTAGGGAGGAACTGGGGCGCTACATGAATGAGCAGCTCTGCCCGGTCTGCAACGGAGCTCGCTTGAAACCGGAAGCCCTGGCGGTGCGGATCGGCTCCTACCACATCTTCGGGCTGACCGAATTGTCCATCTCCCTGCTGCTGCGTACCTTGCCGCTGCTCCCGTTTTCCGAGCGGGAACGAAAAATCGGCGAGCCGATCCTCAAGGAGATAGTTGATCGCCTCTCCTTTCTTGAGGACGTCGGGCTCGGCTATCTTACCTTGTCACGGCGCTCCGGCACCCTCTCCGGTGGAGAGGCCCAGCGGATTCGCCTCGCCTCTCAGATCGGTTCCCGGTTGGCTGGAGTCCTCTACATTCTCGACGAACCGAGTATCGGTCTACATCAACGGGACAACCAGAAGCTGATCAACACGCTGATCGAATTGCGGGATCTGGGGAACACCGTCATCGTTGTCGAGCACGACAGCGATACGATTCTCTCTGCCGATCATGTCCTTGACATGGGGCCGGGGGCCGGGGTGCACGGCGGTTCCGTGGTGTATACCGGTTCCGTTGTCGGTCTGCTTGATTCTCAGCAATCGGAGACCGGTGCCTACCTGTCCGGGCGAAAATCGATTCTGCTTCCCGGTCGCCGTCGAAAACCGACAACACATGGCAAAAAACTGCATGAACTCCAGTTGGTGGGAGCTTCCGTCAACAACCTGAGGCAGGTTCGGGTTTCTTTCCCGCTTGGCGTCATGACCGTGGTGACCGGCGTTTCCGGTTCCGGCAAGAGCAGCCTGGTCATGGAGACGCTTTACCCGCTTGCCAAACAGGCAAAAGCCGCTAAAAAACAGACCGCCGAGAAGCACGGGGCCGTGCTTAGCGGCTGCGATCTGATCGACAAGGTGGTCGATATCGATCAGAGTCCGATCGGTCGCACGCCCCGTTCCAATCCGGCCACATACACGGGCGTCTTTACGCCGATCCGGGAACTGTTTGCCCGCCTGCCGGAGGCGCGCGCCCGGGGCTATCAGCCGGGCCGCTTCAGCTTCAACCTCAAGGGCGGGCGGTGCGAGGCCTGTGACGGCGACGGTGTGCTGCGCATTGCCATGCACTTTCTGCCTGATGTCTACGTGGTCTGTGAACGGTGCCAAGGCCGAAGGTACAACCAAGAGACTCTGGAGATCCTCTACAAGGATCGCTCGATTCACGATGTTCTGGCCATGACCGTGGCCGAGGCCTTGAGCTTTTTTGAGCATGTGCCGGTGCTCAAGACCAAGCTCCAGACCCTTGTCGATGTGGGGCTCGGCTATATCAAGCTGGGTCAATCATCGGTCACCCTGTCCGGAGGTGAAGCGCAGCGGGTCAAACTGGCTCGGGAATTGTCGGCTCGCAGTACCGGACGGACCCTTTATATCCTTGATGAGCCGACCACCGGGCTGCATCCTGCCGACATTCAACACCTGTTGGGCGTCCTGAACCGGCTGGTCGATCAGGGGAACACCGTGGTGGTGATCGAACACAATCTGGACGTGATAAAAACCGCCGATTGGGTCATCGACGTCGGACCGGAAGGCGGTGATCAGGGGGGGACCATTGTCGCCGCAGGGACGCCCGAGCAGGTCGCCCAATGCGCGGACTCGTATACCGGCAGATTTGTAAAGCAGATCCTGGAAGATGAAGGAGCGGGTGGGGCCGATTTCCATTAG
- a CDS encoding MFS transporter, which translates to MKPAAPPGKQPLSKTAEQDWYRPVIILVGMCGLFAALGIGRFALGMLLPAMGEALALGYTQMGVIGTVNFCGYLAAVLLCGRMSRMFGLRLLIFLALLLVGASMVLIGMIERVGVIMLLYCLTGIGSAWANIPIMALVAAWFPPEVRGRASGMVVVGNGLGIVMAGHLVPLLNNSATGWRLSWLVLGSIALLMAGICGLFARNRSTDGSLPDKRAETKQTASYRAHDARLRGLVKRCAALYFLFGSTYVIYLTFLVTSLVQERGFTEESAGALWSVVGILSLGSGPLFGWFSDRFGRKRGLFLVFCIQATAYVSAMAVLPLPFLYLSIVCFGIVAWSIPSIMAALIGDFAGPERTAALFGLVTFVFGIGQILGPYGAGVLAEISGGFSVSFLLAAVLASLAAILALRLPLEEKTAPLFR; encoded by the coding sequence GTGAAACCTGCCGCGCCACCAGGGAAACAACCACTTTCAAAAACAGCCGAGCAGGACTGGTACCGGCCGGTCATCATCCTGGTCGGCATGTGTGGGCTCTTTGCCGCGCTGGGCATCGGCCGATTTGCCCTCGGCATGCTGTTGCCGGCCATGGGTGAGGCCTTGGCACTCGGTTACACCCAGATGGGAGTCATCGGTACCGTCAATTTCTGCGGTTATCTTGCCGCGGTGCTGCTCTGCGGCCGAATGTCCCGGATGTTCGGCCTGCGCTTGCTCATTTTTCTGGCATTGCTGCTGGTCGGCGCTTCCATGGTGCTGATCGGCATGATCGAACGGGTTGGCGTGATCATGCTGCTTTATTGTTTGACCGGGATCGGCAGCGCCTGGGCCAATATCCCGATAATGGCGCTGGTTGCCGCCTGGTTTCCCCCGGAAGTGCGGGGCAGGGCCTCGGGCATGGTCGTGGTCGGCAACGGACTGGGCATCGTCATGGCCGGGCACCTGGTGCCGCTTCTCAACAACTCTGCGACCGGCTGGCGTCTGAGCTGGCTGGTGCTGGGCAGCATTGCTCTGCTGATGGCCGGTATCTGCGGCCTTTTTGCCAGAAACCGGAGCACTGACGGTTCGTTGCCGGACAAGCGAGCAGAGACGAAGCAAACGGCCAGCTACCGAGCACATGATGCACGACTGCGCGGACTGGTCAAACGATGCGCGGCCCTGTATTTTCTGTTTGGCAGCACTTATGTGATCTATTTGACCTTTCTGGTAACTTCGCTGGTCCAGGAGCGCGGCTTTACCGAAGAGAGCGCCGGGGCGCTGTGGTCGGTGGTCGGTATTCTCAGCCTTGGTTCCGGACCGCTTTTCGGCTGGTTTTCCGATCGGTTTGGGAGAAAGCGAGGACTTTTCCTTGTCTTTTGTATTCAGGCAACAGCCTATGTCTCGGCAATGGCGGTTTTGCCGCTGCCATTTCTCTACCTGTCCATAGTCTGCTTCGGTATCGTGGCCTGGAGTATCCCCTCCATCATGGCCGCGTTGATCGGTGATTTTGCCGGGCCGGAGCGCACAGCAGCACTTTTCGGGTTGGTAACCTTCGTCTTCGGCATCGGGCAGATTCTCGGTCCTTACGGAGCCGGAGTGTTGGCTGAGATCAGCGGCGGCTTTTCTGTGAGTTTTTTGCTTGCCGCCGTCCTGGCCTCGCTGGCGGCGATTCTGGCGCTTCGTTTGCCGCTCGAGGAAAAAACAGCACCCCTTTTCCGTTGA
- a CDS encoding DUF309 domain-containing protein: MTERFDPFTDRLSRDIRNDLSESLIDVLSSRSLEAALMVAERYRRNHPDPLYHDYINKRLDAYRQAVDRLTQRNVGELLATAGVLWDLGLFFEVHEILEPAWMSATGDQKLLLQALIRAAGVYVYLEAGYPQRAAKIAGKAVPVLQRLQAAAADSLDMETLINALRELPAVPPRIARENP, translated from the coding sequence ATGACCGAACGCTTCGACCCTTTTACCGACCGGCTGAGTCGGGATATTCGCAACGATCTCTCAGAATCGCTCATCGATGTGCTCTCCAGCCGATCGCTCGAAGCTGCCCTGATGGTAGCCGAACGCTATCGGCGCAACCATCCGGACCCGCTCTATCACGACTACATCAACAAAAGGCTCGACGCCTACCGGCAAGCCGTGGACCGATTGACCCAGCGAAACGTCGGTGAGCTCCTGGCCACGGCAGGGGTATTGTGGGACCTCGGTCTGTTCTTTGAAGTGCACGAAATATTGGAGCCGGCCTGGATGAGCGCAACCGGCGACCAAAAACTGCTCCTGCAGGCGCTGATTCGCGCGGCCGGGGTCTATGTCTACCTGGAAGCAGGCTACCCGCAGCGAGCGGCGAAAATAGCCGGCAAAGCGGTGCCAGTATTGCAGCGCCTGCAAGCCGCGGCAGCAGACTCCCTGGATATGGAAACCCTGATCAACGCCTTACGGGAATTGCCTGCCGTGCCACCCCGGATCGCCAGGGAGAATCCCTAG